One genomic window of Phormidium ambiguum IAM M-71 includes the following:
- a CDS encoding DUF4870 domain-containing protein has protein sequence MYDRTYDTDKRKLLSALSHGSIFFSLLGISIGIPIAILLVSDDPVVKENAKESLNFHLNVWLYGIIFGILTWVLIGFLLLGILQIVNLVMPVLAILHCLSNTDQAYRYPFIFRIL, from the coding sequence ATGTACGATCGAACATACGATACAGACAAACGTAAGTTATTATCTGCATTGTCTCATGGTTCAATTTTCTTCAGTCTTTTAGGGATTTCTATTGGTATCCCCATCGCAATTTTATTAGTATCTGACGATCCAGTTGTCAAAGAAAATGCTAAAGAATCTCTAAATTTCCACCTAAATGTTTGGCTTTACGGAATTATCTTCGGTATCTTAACTTGGGTTTTAATCGGTTTCTTGCTGTTAGGCATTTTACAAATTGTCAACTTGGTAATGCCAGTTTTAGCAATTCTTCATTGCCTAAGTAATACCGACCAAGCCTACCGTTATCCGTTTATTTTCCGTATATTGTAG